TTGCGCAGTTACATCACGAACATCACGGTTGTCAGCTTCGTTATTCATTTCGCTTTCCGTTTCACCTCGAATCACAGGTCGTGGCTGCCAGGCTACCAAAGCCTTACTGATCTGTCTGAAGCAGCACTGTTACTGAATCGAAGAAAAATTAGTTAGGATACCCGTGGCTGCACCAAAAGCCCCTAGTCTCAAACGATTTCGGAATTATCTCCGCCCTCTTTAGCTAGGTGATCAGAATGTTTCAGTTCCCTCAACGAACCACCATCTGGGAATAAATACCGTGCGACGATAGCAGCCAACCCCACGATCTGGACTACTACCGCAGTAAAATACGCCACAACCATAGGTGATTCAGCTGTGCCTTTGCAAACCAACGCAATCATCGTTCCATTTGCAACCACAAGCGAAAAAGCACAGCTGAAGATAATTGCCCAGAAAAATACCCAACGTTGCTCATTATCAGCTTTTTTACGGTTTAATTCTTCTTGTGCTTGCGCCTCAATATATCGACGTGTTTTAGACGCCTCTTCAGAAATGCTAACGTCTTCCGTTGCGATTTCTTCAAAAACTCTATTCTCCGCAGTTGTCCCGTTACGCCCAGCGTCACGGACAGATTCGTTGAGGCGCCGTTTCAGTTCTTTAACCGAATCAACGTCGGAAACCTTTATTTGTAGCTCTGCGTCCTCAGCAATTCCATGCGCAACGGGGTTTTCTTCGCAATAACGCTCGCTAGGAGTGTTCAATTAAGCTACACACCCGCCAGTTCTTCCGGCTCGTGAACTTGTAGTCGACGAAATCTCTTTTCCACCGCAGATAATGAAACACCGAATTTATTCGCAACCGCGTATTTGCCATCTTCAAAGTACGCCGTCAAAAATGGAAGCGCTGGCATCAGGAGCTCACATGCAAACTCATCAGCGAAAAACTCGTGAAGACCGTCTCGTTCTTGGCGATCCGAACGTTGATCCCGGTAATCCATAAAAGAATACTCTGGATCGTCATCATAGACGACGCGCCGGTCAACAAGGTGCCCGATTTCATGCGCCAATGTAAACCGCTGCCGAGTCAAGGTGTCATTGGAGTTGATGAATATATTGGCAAATGCATCGCTAGGCTCGCGAATGATAAATCCAGCGAGATTCTTCTCAAGATTTGCAAAATAGACTTCCGCGCCAAGCTCAAGAGCTATCTTTTCCAAATCTGCTGTTCCACTCCGACCCACCTCGAAGCCACGCCGAATTTCCTTTGCTTCCCGACGGGCTCGTTGATAAATCATTTCCGCCATTTGATACACCTCCTTGCTGATGCCCCTGAGTGTACCGAGCACACCTGACATAAATCCATGTTTAGGTAAGGAGACTTGGCATTTTGACGTAAAAACCTCAACTCGCCCAAGTTGGCAGGTTGAGGTTTTTGTAAGTGGGGCCACCGGGGCTCGAACCCGGGACCAACGGATTATGAGTCCGTAGCTCTAACCGACTGAGCTATAGCCCCACGCGCTTCTAGCGCACGCTTAGGAAGTATAGCCATGTCGGTGCAGAAAAAACCAGCCGAGGGCCCACCCCATTCCCCCGCGATGGAAAATTCGTTAAAGAAAATGCTCCCTGCCTGCTAATTTGCTTAGTTTCTTAGGGTGGATGTATAGTTTTCAACGTTGCCAGGAAGCAAAGCACGTTAAGGCTTCATGGTGATGGTTATTCCCCCATAGCTCAATTGGCAGAGCATTCGACTGTTAATCGAAGGGTTACTGGTTCGAGTCCAGTTGGGGGAGCTTTTCATTTTAGGCCACCATAATCGGTGGTCTTTTTCGTTGTTTGCGGTGGTTTTTGTGGGTAAGGTTGGAATCCTCACCCTAAAAGTTATTTTTAAAGAAAGTGTGTCAACTTTTATTATGATTCAGTTCGTTATTGGTGCCGCCGCAGGATATGTTTTTGGAACCAAAGCTGGGCGCAAACGGTA
The nucleotide sequence above comes from Corynebacterium mustelae. Encoded proteins:
- a CDS encoding ImmA/IrrE family metallo-endopeptidase, yielding MAEMIYQRARREAKEIRRGFEVGRSGTADLEKIALELGAEVYFANLEKNLAGFIIREPSDAFANIFINSNDTLTRQRFTLAHEIGHLVDRRVVYDDDPEYSFMDYRDQRSDRQERDGLHEFFADEFACELLMPALPFLTAYFEDGKYAVANKFGVSLSAVEKRFRRLQVHEPEELAGV